The proteins below come from a single Rosa rugosa chromosome 2, drRosRugo1.1, whole genome shotgun sequence genomic window:
- the LOC133731125 gene encoding protein FAR1-RELATED SEQUENCE 5-like → MNTPIRRVEQLEAPYLGMLFETIEEARKYYEDYGRQEGFWIRTQSSSKTRSHSDEVTSCHFVCAHQGKYIWKKKINEEWRKNQQRETCENENEIGDENGNENVDKGRDMNIKKVGKNCSTAKCGCKASMRVIHEKWSNKWRVSVFRDFHNHKLVTPARRMKMKSNKHMPKAARSMTEIFHKENLPIAKVHSILGGAQIGFNKRDCYNHLRNVRHRQLDGGDAQSVLTYFRKKQAENPQFFYAIQCDEDGRATNFFWVDSRSRTAYEYFGDVVTFDTTYRTNKYDMPFAPFTGVNHHWQSIQFGCALLQDETEATFFWLFETWLEAMGGRHPISIITDQDLAMKGAIAKIFPNTRHRLCLWHIKKKFVEKLSHVYYKKSKFKKEMKKCIQLTYKTEDFEEKWKTLMTENGLEENEWLNNLYEIRTSWVPVYHRGTFFAGMNTTGRSEGINSFFDGFVTSTTNLREFVVKYDQALKRIIDNESDEDFETEHKFRIVNDDEFLLKDAAKLYTRNVFNKFKVQWSQIKHYKVDERECDNEWHSYLVKKRLGEHEQDFMVKLDLTTYKGSCECQNFEFVGILCRHLLKVFSRLDIETIPAHFILPRWRQEANKFRIMDSEDLVKSVGKEESEAVRLSHMCHQATKIGLYCCTFKGGIHNLHGCFK, encoded by the coding sequence ATGAATACTCCAATTAGGAGAGTTGAACAATTAGAAGCACCATATTTAGGGATGCTTTTTGAAACAATAGAAGAAGCCAGAAAGTATTATGAAGATTATGGTCGGCAAGAAGGATTTTGGATTCGAACTCAATCTTCAAGTAAGACAAGATCACATTCGGACGAGGTGACTAGTTGTCATTTCGTTTGTGCACATCAAGGAAAATATATCTGGAAGAAAAAGATTAATGAGGAGTGGAGAAAAAACCAGCAGAGAGAGACTTGtgagaatgagaatgaaattGGAGATGAGAATGGGAATGAGAATGTTGATAAAGGCAGAGATATGAATATAAAGAAAGTAGGTAAAAATTGTTCTACAGCGAAATGTGGGTGCAAAGCTAGTATGCGAGTCATTCATGAGAAGTGGTCGAACAAATGGAGAGTATCTGTTTTTAGGGACTTTCACAATCATAAACTAGTTACTCCAGCAAGAAGAATGAAGATGAAGTCAAATAAACATATGCCTAAAGCAGCGAGGAGTATGACTGAAATATTCCATAAAGAAAATTTGCCGATTGCAAAAGTTCATTCAATCCTTGGTGGTGCTCAAATTGGTTTTAACAAAAGAGATTGTTATAACCACTTAAGAAATGTTCGTCACAGACAATTGGATGGAGGAGATGCTCAGTCAGTCCTCACTTACTTCAGGAAAAAGCAAGCTGAGAATCCCCAATTCTTTTATGCAATCCAATGCGACGAAGATGGAAGAGCAACTAATTTCTTTTGGGTCGACTCTCGATCACGGACAGCTTATGAATATTTTGGAGATGTGGTCACATTCGACACAACTTATAGGACAAACAAGTATGATATGCCGTTTGCGCCATTCACAGGAGTAAACCACCACTGGCAATCAATACAATTCGGCTGTGCACTTCTACAAGATGAGACGGAGGCTACCTTTTTTTGGTTATTTGAGACATGGCTAGAAGCAATGGGAGGTCGTCATCCAATTTCCATTATTACTGACCAAGACTTGGCAATGAAAGGAGCAATTGCCAAGATATTTCCAAATACTCGCCATCGTTTATGCCTTTGGCATATCAAGAAGAAGTTTGTTGAGAAGCTGTCCCATGTGTACTATAAGAAATCGAAATTTaagaaggagatgaagaaatgTATTCAATTAACATACAAGACTGAAGATTTTGAAGAAAAATGGAAGACTTTGATGACAGAAAATGGATTGGAAGAAAATGAATGGTTAAATAATCTTTATGAGATACGTACTTCTTGGGTGCCTGTTTATCATCGTGGAACATTTTTTGCAGGAATGAATACTACTGGACGTAGTGAGGGAATTAATTCATTTTTCGATGGATTTGTTACTTCAACAACAAATCTTAGAGAATTTGTTGTTAAATATGATCAAGCACTAAAGAGGATTATAGATAATGAAAGTGATGAAGACTTTGAAACAGAACACAAGTTTCGTATCGTGAATGATGATGAATTCCTTTTGAAAGATGCAGCAAAGTTGTATACCAGAAATGTTTTCAACAAATTCAAGGTACAATGGAGTCAAATTAAGCACTACAAGGTTGACGAAAGGGAATGCGACAATGAATGGCACTCATACCTGGTGAAAAAAAGACTTGGAGAACATGAGCAAGATTTTATGGTGAAGTTAGATTTGACAACATACAAGGGTTCTTGTGAGTGCCAAAACTTTGAGTTTGTTGGAATACTTTGTCGGCACTTGTTAAAAGTATTTTCACGTCTGGATATTGAAACAATACCAGCACATTTTATTCTTCCAAGATGGAGACAAGAAGCAAACAAATTTAGGATAATGGATTCTGAAGATTTGGTGAAAAGTGTTGGTAAAGAAGAATCAGAAGCTGTAAGACTTAGCCATATGTGTCACCAAGCAACTAAAATTGGCCTGTATTGCTGCACCTTCAAAGGAGGGATACACAATCTTCATGGATGCTTTAAATGA